In Candidatus Neomarinimicrobiota bacterium, a single window of DNA contains:
- the atpG gene encoding ATP synthase F1 subunit gamma has product MANLKDIRDRIKSVKSIQKVTRAMKLVAAAKMRKAQERMEQVRPYANRLSEVITSLLPDVDRSLLPLLDVREVKREALVVVTSDRGLAGAFNANIIRRAEEELAEAGRGNVDLICIGRKGRDHFRVRGYEIIRDFTDFWSDLSFEHAMDFGSEIVSHFTGGEVDRVCVVYNWFKNVAAQEIRVEDLLPLTYKGDSIKAVDRLYEPSKEEIVHSLIPRHLNVQMWKYLLESFASEQAARMVAMDNAMENAQELIKDLTLDFNKARQAAITKEILEIVGGAEALATY; this is encoded by the coding sequence GTGGCGAACCTTAAGGACATTCGAGACCGGATCAAGTCGGTTAAAAGTATTCAGAAGGTGACCAGAGCTATGAAGCTTGTGGCCGCCGCAAAAATGCGCAAAGCCCAAGAGCGGATGGAACAGGTCCGTCCTTATGCTAACCGTCTCTCTGAAGTAATCACATCCCTCCTACCCGATGTAGATCGATCACTTCTCCCTCTGCTGGATGTGAGGGAAGTAAAACGGGAAGCGCTGGTTGTGGTGACTTCTGACCGGGGTTTGGCGGGTGCATTCAATGCTAACATCATACGCCGGGCCGAAGAAGAGCTTGCCGAAGCCGGGCGGGGAAATGTAGATCTCATTTGTATCGGTCGCAAAGGAAGGGATCATTTCAGGGTTCGCGGTTATGAAATCATTAGAGATTTCACAGATTTTTGGAGTGATCTTTCCTTCGAGCATGCCATGGATTTTGGCAGCGAGATCGTCAGTCATTTTACCGGTGGGGAAGTGGATAGAGTATGTGTGGTCTACAACTGGTTCAAGAATGTGGCTGCACAGGAGATTCGTGTGGAAGACCTGCTCCCGTTGACCTACAAGGGAGATTCTATTAAGGCGGTTGATCGCCTCTATGAACCGTCAAAAGAGGAGATTGTCCACTCTCTTATCCCGCGGCATCTCAATGTACAGATGTGGAAATATCTATTAGAATCCTTCGCCAGTGAGCAGGCAGCACGGATGGTGGCCATGGATAACGCCATGGAAAATGCTCAGGAACTAATTAAGGATCTGACCTTGGATTTCAATAAAGCGCGCCAGGCAGCGATTACGAAGGAGATACTTGAGATTGTTGGTGGCGCGGAAGCATTGGCAACATATTAA
- a CDS encoding F0F1 ATP synthase subunit alpha has product MDIKTAEIKDLLKAEIEKFDLNIDVSEVGEVLEIGDGVARVSGLENVMSSELVELPNDVFGMALNLEEDSVGLVLFGESQKVKEGDIAKRTKRVVEVPAGEGMLGRVVNPLGQPIDGKGAIETHESRPIERKALSVLQRQPVKEPLQTGLKSIDSMIPIGRGQRELIVGDRQTGKTAIAIDTIINQKSTHGGDSPVYCIYVAIGQKASTVAQVVAELEETGAMDYTIVVAANASDPAPMQFIAPYSGCTMGEFFRDDGRHSLVIYDDLSKHAQAYRQMSLLLRRPPGREAYPGDVFYLHSRLLERASKLSDDLGGGSLTALPVIETQEGDVAGYIPTNVISITDGQIYLETNLFNAGVRPAIDVGISVSRVGGNAQIKAMKKIASMLRLDLAQFRELEAFAKFGSDLDKATQQQITLGQRMVEILKQDQYAPMSVEKQVAIIWAGNNGHLNDIELDEVKRFEEEFLSYLETNCASTLDGIRDSGELSDEIVENLKKAVDEFKKGFTV; this is encoded by the coding sequence ATGGATATTAAAACAGCCGAGATCAAAGATTTGCTAAAAGCCGAGATTGAGAAATTTGATCTGAATATCGATGTATCGGAAGTAGGCGAAGTGTTGGAGATCGGTGACGGTGTCGCCCGGGTCAGCGGACTGGAAAACGTCATGAGCTCAGAACTGGTTGAGCTTCCCAATGATGTTTTCGGCATGGCACTCAATCTAGAAGAGGACAGTGTGGGTTTGGTTCTTTTTGGCGAAAGTCAAAAAGTGAAAGAAGGTGATATTGCCAAAAGGACTAAACGTGTTGTGGAAGTTCCGGCGGGGGAGGGAATGCTTGGTCGGGTTGTTAACCCTCTTGGTCAGCCCATTGATGGCAAAGGTGCCATCGAGACCCATGAGTCTCGACCCATTGAGCGGAAGGCTCTAAGTGTTCTTCAGCGTCAGCCGGTGAAGGAGCCCCTACAGACCGGTTTGAAGTCCATTGATAGTATGATTCCCATCGGCAGAGGCCAGCGTGAGTTGATTGTTGGTGACCGCCAAACGGGGAAGACAGCAATTGCCATTGATACTATCATTAACCAGAAAAGCACTCATGGTGGTGACAGCCCGGTTTATTGCATTTATGTGGCTATTGGGCAGAAGGCGTCCACCGTTGCTCAAGTGGTGGCAGAGTTGGAAGAAACCGGCGCTATGGATTACACCATTGTGGTAGCTGCCAACGCCTCTGATCCAGCACCGATGCAGTTCATTGCTCCCTATTCTGGATGCACCATGGGTGAATTTTTCCGCGATGACGGCAGACATTCGCTAGTAATCTATGATGATCTTTCAAAACATGCTCAGGCCTACCGGCAGATGTCTCTACTGTTGCGGCGGCCTCCCGGACGCGAGGCGTACCCCGGCGATGTGTTCTATCTTCATAGCCGTCTTTTGGAGCGAGCCAGTAAACTGAGCGACGATCTTGGTGGCGGTTCCCTGACTGCACTGCCTGTCATCGAGACGCAGGAGGGTGATGTTGCCGGTTATATTCCCACCAATGTGATTTCAATTACGGACGGCCAGATATATCTTGAAACTAATCTGTTCAACGCCGGCGTTCGCCCAGCAATTGATGTAGGTATCTCTGTTTCCCGCGTGGGTGGGAATGCTCAGATCAAGGCCATGAAAAAGATTGCTAGTATGCTCCGGCTGGACCTGGCTCAATTTAGAGAGTTGGAGGCGTTTGCCAAGTTCGGGTCTGATCTGGACAAGGCGACACAGCAGCAGATTACTCTTGGTCAGCGGATGGTGGAAATCCTTAAGCAGGATCAATATGCCCCAATGTCCGTGGAGAAGCAGGTTGCCATCATTTGGGCCGGTAATAATGGCCATCTGAATGATATTGAACTGGATGAGGTGAAGCGCTTTGAAGAGGAGTTCCTCTCTTATCTGGAAACCAACTGTGCATCGACTCTTGACGGTATCAGAGACAGCGGCGAGCTCAGCGATGAAATTGTAGAAAATCTCAAGAAGGCCGTTGACGAATTCAAAAAAGGTTTTACAGTTTAG
- the aspS gene encoding aspartate--tRNA ligase: protein MFKRTHTCGDLTSKQVDKDASLNGWVASSRDHGGLIFVDIRDRYGVTQLTFNEETHPEAFELAKRLSMEDVISVKGTVAARQESAVNKDLTTGKIEVSVTEIVVLNEAKPMPFLISHRESASEETRLTYRYLELRTEEMQKNMLLRHKTYQVVRNYLTSQNFMEFETPILMRATPEGARDFLVPSRLHKGRFFALPQSPQQYKQILMVAGYDRYFQIVKCFRDEDFRADRQPEFTQIDLEMSFVDERDIRQVVEGLVCTVFDDVLDLSLESPFPVMSYHEAMENYGTDRPDIRFELLIVDFSGFAEESDFQALQSVETVKAIVVSNAEGYSRKVIDELTAFVKEFSSQEKKTPLGGLAWMKCNDGDLSGGVSKFFGEELRQKIMESLGMGESDLLLVAGGERETVLATMGALRLEIAKRDGLANDDDFWPLWVQDYPLFGKDEETGKWTFLHHPFTSPALGDMDKFDSDPGNAGSRAYDLVINGWEIAGGSIRNHDPAVQLKIFELLGISEKEAKDKFGFLLEGLTYGAPPHGGIAFGFDRFVMILAGAKQIRDVIAFPKTTSALSLMDGSPSEVSENQLKELGIKIKKQP, encoded by the coding sequence ATGTTTAAGAGGACGCATACGTGCGGTGATTTGACCTCGAAGCAAGTGGATAAAGATGCTTCTCTGAACGGCTGGGTGGCCTCAAGCCGGGATCACGGCGGACTCATTTTTGTTGATATCCGGGACCGCTACGGTGTTACACAATTGACTTTCAATGAGGAGACGCATCCCGAAGCATTCGAATTGGCGAAGCGGCTATCCATGGAAGATGTGATTTCTGTGAAAGGAACGGTAGCAGCAAGGCAGGAAAGTGCCGTTAACAAAGATTTAACTACCGGTAAGATTGAAGTGAGTGTCACTGAAATCGTGGTGCTCAACGAAGCAAAACCAATGCCGTTTTTGATCAGTCACAGAGAAAGTGCCAGTGAAGAAACGCGCCTCACTTACCGGTATCTTGAGCTCCGCACGGAAGAGATGCAAAAAAATATGCTTCTTAGGCACAAAACTTACCAGGTAGTGCGGAACTACCTTACATCTCAGAACTTCATGGAATTTGAGACGCCTATTCTCATGCGAGCAACGCCGGAAGGTGCCAGAGATTTTCTCGTTCCGAGCCGGCTTCACAAAGGACGATTTTTTGCGTTGCCCCAGTCGCCGCAGCAATATAAGCAGATTCTCATGGTGGCGGGGTATGACCGGTATTTCCAGATCGTGAAATGTTTCCGAGACGAAGATTTCCGGGCCGATCGCCAGCCCGAATTCACGCAGATAGATCTGGAAATGTCTTTCGTGGATGAGAGAGACATCCGACAGGTCGTAGAAGGACTCGTATGTACTGTTTTCGATGATGTGCTCGATCTGTCTCTGGAGTCGCCCTTCCCGGTTATGTCCTATCACGAAGCCATGGAAAACTACGGAACAGACAGGCCTGACATCCGGTTTGAATTGCTGATTGTAGATTTTTCCGGATTTGCTGAGGAATCAGATTTTCAGGCATTGCAGTCTGTTGAAACTGTAAAAGCCATTGTGGTCTCCAATGCAGAAGGCTATTCACGGAAAGTGATTGATGAACTGACAGCCTTTGTGAAAGAATTTTCTTCTCAGGAGAAGAAGACACCTTTGGGCGGTTTGGCTTGGATGAAGTGCAATGACGGCGATCTTTCTGGTGGTGTATCAAAGTTCTTTGGTGAAGAATTGCGACAAAAGATTATGGAATCTCTGGGGATGGGAGAGAGCGATCTACTGTTGGTGGCTGGCGGGGAGCGAGAGACTGTCCTTGCCACTATGGGGGCGCTGCGGCTTGAAATCGCAAAGCGGGACGGCCTGGCCAATGATGATGATTTCTGGCCACTCTGGGTACAAGATTATCCTCTTTTTGGAAAAGATGAAGAAACGGGCAAGTGGACATTTCTCCATCACCCCTTCACGTCACCGGCTCTTGGAGATATGGACAAATTCGATTCTGACCCCGGGAATGCCGGGTCAAGGGCTTATGACCTCGTGATAAATGGTTGGGAAATCGCCGGTGGCTCCATCAGGAATCATGACCCAGCCGTTCAGTTGAAGATTTTTGAGTTGCTTGGCATCTCAGAAAAGGAAGCCAAAGATAAGTTCGGCTTTTTGTTGGAAGGTCTCACGTATGGCGCACCACCCCATGGGGGAATCGCTTTTGGGTTTGATCGCTTTGTCATGATTCTCGCAGGAGCGAAACAGATCAGAGATGTTATTGCCTTTCCCAAGACCACTAGCGCCCTGAGCCTCATGGACGGATCGCCCAGCGAAGTGTCTGAAAATCAGTTGAAAGAGTTGGGCATCAAAATCAAAAAGCAACCCTGA
- a CDS encoding thiolase family protein translates to MSGRKSVIIDAVRSPIGVKRGMMNGNIRADDLSAQVLSQLMDRNTGVSRDDVEDVIMGCAFPEGSQGMLIARSAAILAGISINSGAKVVNRFCGSSMDALHQVSQAIDSGDMDVGIAAGVEDMFSIPMGGFNPDFHPELAEKDYYIGMGETAELLAEDLTISREDQDAFTVASHEKALAAQADGKLDNEIVPVVLENGTVVDKDEGPMTPDMEKIQSLEPAFIENGTVTAASSSPFSIGASAILITSNSYAEEHDLTSRAEVVSRSIAGVEWDRMGKGPLPATEKALAKARISLDDLDAIELNEAFAAQSLYVIRSGEWPMDKVNLNGGAIALGHPLGCSGARIVTTLLNALEQIDGKYGLATMCIGTGQGIATVLKR, encoded by the coding sequence ATGTCTGGTAGAAAGAGTGTCATAATTGATGCCGTTCGCTCCCCCATTGGAGTCAAGCGCGGTATGATGAACGGAAATATTCGTGCAGATGATCTGTCCGCACAAGTTCTGTCTCAGTTAATGGATCGGAATACAGGCGTTTCTAGGGACGATGTGGAAGATGTGATCATGGGATGTGCTTTCCCGGAAGGTTCTCAAGGCATGCTCATCGCCAGATCAGCTGCAATATTGGCAGGCATCTCCATCAATTCAGGAGCTAAAGTGGTGAATCGTTTTTGCGGGTCCTCCATGGATGCCCTCCATCAGGTCAGCCAAGCCATTGATTCTGGTGATATGGATGTGGGCATCGCCGCCGGTGTTGAAGATATGTTCTCCATCCCTATGGGGGGATTCAATCCCGACTTCCATCCGGAATTGGCGGAGAAGGATTATTATATAGGTATGGGCGAGACGGCCGAACTGCTTGCGGAGGACCTCACCATCTCCCGGGAAGACCAAGATGCTTTCACAGTTGCCTCCCACGAAAAAGCTTTAGCAGCCCAAGCCGATGGAAAACTTGATAATGAAATTGTTCCTGTGGTTCTTGAAAATGGCACAGTTGTGGATAAAGATGAAGGTCCCATGACGCCTGATATGGAAAAGATACAGTCCCTGGAGCCCGCTTTTATTGAGAATGGTACAGTGACCGCGGCGAGTAGTTCACCTTTCTCCATCGGTGCTTCTGCTATTTTAATCACAAGCAATTCCTATGCAGAGGAACACGACCTCACCAGTCGTGCCGAAGTCGTGTCGCGATCCATTGCCGGCGTGGAATGGGACAGAATGGGCAAGGGGCCTCTCCCGGCCACTGAAAAGGCGTTGGCTAAGGCGAGAATCTCATTAGATGATCTGGATGCCATCGAACTGAATGAAGCGTTCGCAGCTCAGTCGCTTTATGTTATACGTAGCGGCGAATGGCCCATGGATAAAGTGAACCTCAACGGTGGCGCAATCGCACTTGGTCACCCTCTCGGTTGTTCCGGCGCACGTATTGTTACGACGCTCTTGAATGCTCTGGAACAAATCGATGGGAAATATGGTCTTGCCACCATGTGCATCGGTACCGGCCAGGGAATTGCAACGGTATTGAAGCGATAA
- a CDS encoding 3-hydroxyacyl-CoA dehydrogenase/enoyl-CoA hydratase family protein gives MTKQIEKVAVLGSGTMGSQLAGHLANAGVPALLFDLNDELVTKGRDNLTKMKPAPLYSPNNIDLVEPCTYDKDLERLGEADWVLEAVAENLEIKHTVYKQISPHLKSDVLLSSNSSGLPVAKIAEALPEKLRSRFVLTHFFNPPRYLRLVEIVPGSADKEVIDTLAAFTSEYLGKGIVWAKDTPNFVANRIGVHAQMVALHLTEDMGLTIEEVDKLTGTIIGRPKSAMYRTLDIVGLDVGLNVAQNTYDNCPDDEERELFLKPTVLNRLVEAGRLGQKSGEGFYKKTSEGILSIDFDSLEYVPQKRVRFDGYRLAKQQNTAAGRIRALAYSDDKAGTFFWEAMARTLIYTANRIPEISDDIVNIDNAMKWGYAWELGPFESWNAIGVRSSVNRMKEEGKKVPSWVKEMLNSGVESFYQQENGKRTYYSIPDSVNVEVLLRQKEINLALLKSSENLIKRDWSASLIDLGDGVLNVEFHSILQAVMNPIDLSLASTINDGLDLLEAGRYKAMVIGHQGQNFCAGANLALILEGCENEAWDIIEGTIKNLQDLTQRIRFSKAPVVAAPFGFTLGGGYELAAPAAKRVCFSELYIGLVEVGVGLIPGAGGNLRFILNILDRAGDKPIPPFQVGQKALETIGFAKVSTSASHGHKLGYLRPEDEIVMNRDYLIHRAKEAALELAENFEPPVYRDNIVLAGKGGRTAMTVALKGYRVQGKISAHDETVAKKLAYVLTGGDKGGSGKPLDEQYLLDIEREAFIALCGEQKTQDRISHFLKKGKPLRN, from the coding sequence ATGACCAAACAGATTGAAAAAGTTGCGGTACTTGGTTCAGGGACCATGGGGTCTCAGTTGGCTGGACATCTAGCTAATGCCGGAGTTCCTGCATTATTATTTGATCTAAATGATGAACTAGTCACCAAGGGAAGAGATAACCTCACCAAAATGAAACCTGCTCCTCTTTATAGCCCAAATAATATCGATCTTGTAGAACCATGCACCTATGACAAAGACCTGGAACGGCTTGGTGAAGCCGATTGGGTGCTGGAAGCAGTTGCGGAAAATCTGGAGATCAAACATACCGTTTATAAACAGATTTCGCCACACTTGAAAAGTGACGTACTTCTCTCATCTAACTCTTCCGGTCTGCCGGTGGCAAAGATTGCTGAAGCACTGCCGGAGAAACTCCGATCCCGGTTTGTGCTTACACACTTTTTCAATCCTCCCCGCTATCTGCGTCTCGTGGAAATCGTACCCGGGAGTGCTGACAAGGAGGTGATAGATACTCTAGCTGCCTTTACATCAGAATACCTTGGTAAAGGCATCGTCTGGGCAAAAGATACACCAAACTTTGTAGCCAACCGTATCGGCGTCCACGCTCAGATGGTTGCACTCCACCTCACGGAAGACATGGGACTGACGATTGAAGAAGTGGATAAACTTACAGGTACAATCATCGGACGGCCAAAAAGCGCCATGTATCGCACTCTTGACATCGTGGGACTAGACGTTGGTCTCAATGTGGCTCAGAACACCTACGATAATTGCCCTGATGACGAAGAGCGAGAACTTTTTTTAAAACCGACTGTTCTTAACCGGCTTGTAGAAGCAGGACGCCTCGGTCAAAAAAGTGGTGAAGGATTCTACAAGAAAACAAGTGAAGGAATTCTTTCCATAGATTTTGATTCATTGGAGTATGTGCCTCAGAAACGTGTCAGATTCGATGGTTATCGGTTGGCAAAACAACAGAACACCGCTGCCGGCCGAATCCGGGCACTTGCATACAGTGATGATAAAGCCGGAACATTTTTCTGGGAAGCAATGGCGAGAACGCTCATCTATACCGCAAATAGAATCCCGGAGATCTCTGATGATATCGTAAATATCGACAATGCCATGAAATGGGGATACGCCTGGGAGTTAGGACCTTTTGAATCGTGGAATGCCATTGGTGTGAGATCATCGGTCAACCGCATGAAAGAAGAGGGGAAAAAAGTGCCTTCTTGGGTGAAAGAAATGTTGAATTCAGGAGTTGAGTCATTCTATCAACAAGAGAACGGTAAACGGACATATTATTCCATCCCTGATTCAGTGAACGTGGAGGTACTACTTCGACAAAAAGAGATCAATCTTGCTTTGTTGAAATCAAGTGAGAATCTCATTAAACGAGACTGGAGCGCCTCACTGATTGATTTGGGAGATGGCGTATTGAATGTAGAATTCCACAGCATTTTGCAAGCTGTCATGAACCCCATCGATCTTTCTCTGGCCAGCACCATCAATGATGGCCTCGATCTGCTTGAAGCAGGGCGCTACAAGGCTATGGTCATCGGTCACCAAGGTCAGAACTTTTGCGCCGGAGCCAATCTGGCGCTGATCTTGGAAGGGTGTGAAAATGAAGCGTGGGATATTATCGAAGGCACCATAAAAAATCTCCAGGACCTGACACAGCGAATACGTTTTTCCAAAGCACCTGTTGTGGCGGCACCGTTTGGATTTACACTGGGTGGCGGTTACGAACTGGCAGCCCCCGCCGCCAAGCGGGTCTGCTTTTCCGAACTTTATATAGGCCTTGTAGAGGTGGGCGTCGGCCTCATCCCCGGTGCCGGCGGAAACCTGAGGTTTATCCTAAACATTCTGGACAGGGCAGGAGACAAGCCCATCCCTCCATTCCAGGTTGGCCAAAAAGCGCTGGAGACCATCGGCTTTGCCAAGGTATCGACTTCTGCGAGTCACGGACACAAATTGGGCTACCTCCGTCCTGAAGATGAAATAGTCATGAACCGGGATTATCTAATCCACCGCGCTAAAGAGGCGGCGCTTGAACTTGCGGAAAATTTTGAACCACCTGTTTATAGAGATAACATCGTCCTGGCGGGCAAAGGCGGCCGGACAGCCATGACTGTGGCCCTAAAAGGATATCGGGTGCAGGGCAAAATTTCAGCCCACGATGAAACAGTAGCTAAGAAACTGGCTTACGTTCTTACAGGTGGAGACAAAGGCGGCTCCGGCAAACCGCTGGATGAGCAGTACCTCCTTGACATTGAGCGTGAAGCATTCATAGCGCTTTGCGGTGAACAAAAAACTCAGGACCGTATCAGCCACTTCCTCAAAAAAGGCAAACCTCTCAGAAACTAA
- a CDS encoding hemolysin III family protein, which translates to MLPTLREPASALTHFIGIILSAVGLVLLILESVNPIKPWHLAAFSIFGGGMFLLYTASTLYHWLAVSTKAVTFLRKLDQTMIYILIAATYTPVCLIPLRGLWGWSLLSIIWGFALFGILLRIFWKNFPDWFSITSYIFMGWLAVVASWPLVQAVQIGAMVWIALGGIFYTVGAVIHSLGRPNPIPKVFGSHEIFHVFVMMGSFSHFWVMYNYISILD; encoded by the coding sequence ATGTTGCCAACGTTGAGAGAACCAGCCAGTGCCTTGACTCATTTCATCGGTATCATTCTGTCAGCTGTGGGGTTGGTGCTCCTTATCTTGGAATCGGTTAACCCTATAAAACCATGGCATCTTGCCGCCTTTTCTATTTTCGGTGGTGGAATGTTCCTGCTCTACACAGCAAGTACCCTCTATCACTGGCTGGCCGTCTCTACAAAAGCTGTGACATTCCTTAGAAAACTCGATCAGACCATGATCTATATTCTCATCGCTGCTACCTATACACCTGTCTGTCTCATCCCACTCCGCGGCTTGTGGGGCTGGAGTCTTCTCAGTATAATTTGGGGGTTTGCCCTTTTCGGGATTCTGCTGCGAATCTTTTGGAAGAATTTTCCCGATTGGTTTTCCATCACCTCGTATATTTTTATGGGGTGGCTGGCTGTCGTGGCAAGCTGGCCGCTAGTGCAAGCTGTACAAATAGGCGCTATGGTATGGATCGCTTTGGGCGGTATTTTCTACACAGTTGGTGCTGTTATACATTCATTAGGCAGACCCAATCCCATCCCCAAAGTTTTTGGATCACACGAGATCTTTCACGTTTTTGTCATGATGGGGAGCTTTTCCCATTTCTGGGTTATGTACAACTATATCTCAATACTCGATTAA
- the atpD gene encoding F0F1 ATP synthase subunit beta, translated as MKKFGKVSQIMGAVVDVAFEDGHLPEILNALEIDRNGEGTLTLEVAQHIGDSVVRTIAMDSTDGLVRGQAVGDTGNPISVPVGKETLGRLFDVLGNPIDDKEPPKTEKTYPIHRPAPEHKELSTTREVLDTGIKVVDLIEPYTKGGKTGLFGGAGVGKTVLIQELIHNIATEHGGYSVFSGVGERTREGNDLFLEMTESGVIDKTVMVFGQMNEPPGARLRVGLTGLTMAEYFRDEEGLDVLLFIDNIFRFTQAGSEVSALLGRMPSAVGYQPTLSTEMGELQERITSTNKGSVTSVQAIYVPADDLTDPAPAASFAHLDATTVLDRRISELGIYPAVDPLNSTSRVLDPRVVGDRHYNVAREVQRILQKYKELQDIIAILGMEELADDDKLTVTRARRIERFLSQPFFVAEQFTGTPGRYVKLEDTVDGFDRLIKGEFDDLPERAFLYVGTIDEAVEKAKDISSD; from the coding sequence ATGAAAAAGTTTGGAAAAGTATCACAAATCATGGGCGCTGTTGTGGATGTGGCATTTGAAGATGGTCACCTGCCCGAAATTCTTAACGCCCTTGAAATTGATCGAAATGGAGAAGGGACACTGACCCTTGAGGTGGCTCAGCATATCGGCGATTCTGTTGTACGGACCATAGCCATGGATTCCACTGACGGGCTTGTTCGTGGACAAGCGGTTGGGGACACCGGCAATCCCATCTCTGTTCCTGTAGGTAAAGAGACCCTAGGCCGCCTGTTTGATGTTCTTGGGAATCCCATCGATGACAAGGAACCTCCGAAAACAGAGAAGACCTATCCAATCCATCGTCCGGCGCCTGAACACAAGGAACTCAGCACAACGCGGGAAGTTCTCGATACTGGTATCAAGGTTGTAGATCTTATAGAGCCTTACACCAAGGGGGGAAAGACCGGTCTCTTCGGCGGCGCCGGTGTAGGGAAAACAGTCCTCATTCAGGAACTGATACACAACATTGCCACGGAACACGGCGGTTATTCTGTGTTCTCTGGGGTGGGTGAAAGGACCCGTGAAGGGAATGACCTTTTTCTTGAGATGACGGAATCGGGTGTTATTGATAAGACGGTCATGGTATTTGGTCAGATGAACGAACCACCGGGGGCCCGACTCCGTGTTGGTCTGACTGGTCTAACTATGGCGGAGTACTTCAGGGATGAGGAAGGTCTTGATGTTCTTCTTTTCATAGACAATATATTCAGGTTCACACAGGCCGGTTCTGAAGTGTCTGCACTTTTGGGGCGCATGCCTTCGGCCGTGGGTTACCAGCCTACCCTTTCTACGGAAATGGGCGAGCTGCAGGAGCGGATCACTTCCACTAATAAAGGATCTGTCACTTCCGTACAGGCGATCTACGTTCCAGCCGATGACCTTACAGATCCCGCTCCCGCGGCCAGTTTTGCACACTTAGATGCAACGACAGTGCTGGATCGACGGATCTCAGAACTGGGCATCTATCCAGCGGTGGACCCATTGAATTCCACATCTCGTGTCCTTGACCCAAGAGTTGTGGGTGACCGCCACTACAATGTTGCTCGAGAGGTCCAGCGGATTCTTCAGAAGTATAAAGAACTCCAAGACATTATCGCGATCCTTGGTATGGAAGAACTTGCAGATGACGATAAGTTAACTGTGACTCGCGCCAGGCGGATTGAACGTTTCCTTTCACAGCCATTCTTTGTGGCAGAACAGTTCACTGGAACACCGGGACGTTACGTTAAGCTTGAGGACACGGTAGATGGGTTTGATCGTCTTATTAAGGGTGAGTTTGATGACTTGCCCGAAAGGGCATTTCTCTATGTGGGTACTATCGATGAGGCCGTTGAAAAAGCGAAGGATATATCCTCTGATTGA
- the atpC gene encoding ATP synthase F1 subunit epsilon, translating to MSTFQLEIVTPTKTLDQGDVSYIRCPGTEGLFGVMAGHTDALFALAVGEIKVTKDGNNSYFATSGGYAEVARERVQLLLETVEEAQVIDTARAQQAYDKAKKRLSSDEGDEVRTKAALSRAANRLKISGQ from the coding sequence TTGAGCACTTTCCAGCTTGAAATTGTAACGCCAACGAAAACGCTTGATCAGGGTGATGTCTCATATATCCGGTGTCCCGGCACAGAGGGACTCTTCGGCGTCATGGCCGGTCATACCGACGCGCTTTTTGCTCTTGCTGTAGGAGAAATCAAAGTGACAAAGGATGGCAACAATAGCTATTTTGCCACAAGTGGAGGGTATGCAGAAGTGGCCAGAGAAAGGGTTCAACTTTTGCTCGAGACGGTGGAAGAAGCTCAGGTAATTGATACTGCTCGTGCCCAGCAAGCCTACGACAAGGCGAAAAAACGCCTCTCCTCAGATGAAGGAGATGAGGTTCGGACTAAGGCAGCACTCTCCCGCGCAGCCAATCGGTTGAAGATTTCAGGGCAATAA
- a CDS encoding HD domain-containing protein, whose product MTLDRAIAIAAEAHTDQKDKAGISYILHPIRLMIQMDSEEAMIAAVLHDVVEDSVWTLDDLRREGFSDEVLNAVDCLTHREGEGEDYWDYIKRAGSDPIAIKVKLADLFDNLNPNRLDKVTEEDEKRFERYRKAQKMLS is encoded by the coding sequence TTGACACTGGATCGAGCCATAGCAATAGCTGCTGAGGCCCACACCGACCAGAAGGACAAAGCCGGGATCTCGTACATCCTTCACCCCATCCGGTTAATGATTCAGATGGACAGCGAAGAGGCAATGATAGCAGCGGTGTTGCATGATGTAGTTGAAGATAGTGTATGGACACTGGATGATCTCAGGAGAGAGGGTTTTTCTGATGAAGTTTTAAATGCTGTAGACTGCCTGACGCACAGAGAAGGGGAGGGAGAAGATTATTGGGATTACATCAAAAGGGCCGGGAGTGATCCCATTGCCATTAAGGTCAAACTTGCGGACCTGTTTGACAACCTCAATCCAAACCGGCTAGATAAGGTGACGGAAGAAGACGAAAAACGATTTGAGAGGTACAGGAAAGCTCAGAAAATGCTGTCATAA